The Apis mellifera strain DH4 linkage group LG3, Amel_HAv3.1, whole genome shotgun sequence genome includes the window TCTCATCGATCAGAAACGAAGGActaggaatttttttcaagatcaacgtgttatttttaaactgtGGTTTCGGGGGCAAGGCAGGAGGTGTTTTAGGAGGTGGTGATATAATTTCCGGGAGCGATTCGATATCCTcgtaatctaaattttttgctATAGTTAGTCCCTTTGTAGACATCTGTAAACAAGTCTTTTCCTCGATTCGTTCCAATTTCAAAGGCGGATTCGAGGCGTTTACGGATGTTTTGATCTTTTGCGATACTTGCGAAGATTGGAAAGCTGCGTGTCTCGTTTCTTCCATCTTGATCTTTGGCTCTATAATGACAATTGGAATAGCTTTTGCTTCTTCCGATTCTTCCTCAAGACTCGACTCGACGTGATTCGTGATTGTGGTTGTAACGTTTGAAGTTGAAACACTTTGGGTAAGGCTCATTCCAAACTCGTCTTCCGTAGCAGTAGGTTCGAAACTGTTGGTAGGAACATCGGTGAACTCGTTGTCAAccgattctttttctatgaTACCTTCTTCGGagtttttcctttccatttcAGATCCTACCGACTCGATGTCCGACAATTTAGCCGGTTGAAACCGTACAATTCTCCCTCGATGCTTAAATCTTCTGGACATTGAAAGAATGTTTTCTTCGTCCTCCATATCACGCAAGAGGATCTGATTAACGCATTCCAAAACGGAATTATGATTGCTATTCGGTCGATACATGCTATGCTGCCTGAAAACATCATCGTTCATTTTATCTTCGTCAGGATCGCTATACCAGTTCCCGCTGGTATCTTCCACGTTATGCtcttccatttccattttcaaGGATCTATGCAAatacaattatgaatattaattttacaataattaatatatatatatatatacagtaaaTAACGAACATTGTTTGCATTTAtgcttacatttttttcaagaaacaaaTACTcacatactattattattgttccCGGTATTATTACTGTTGccgttattattactataatccTCGTTCATCTTCGGCGCGATTACATTTTCCGCATGGTTCCTCGAATTTGTCTCGTTGAAAGAATTTACGTAAATAGGTTCCTGTTCCCTCTCCTGTTCATCTCCCGACGCGAAATTACAATCCATCCCATCGTCCTTGCTCTCTGTCCTCGCGATATTCGTCGATTCGATCACGTCCATTTCCTTCAACGCTTTCTGCGTTCTCCGATCCCTGCCGATCCCCAACTTTTTCTTCGACAATTTACAACCGTTCTCCATAATCATCgttttctcctcctcgtcgtcgtcgtcgtcgtcgtataTCATCGTGGTCTCGTTCTCGCTGTCGGTAACCATTGTCGGCGTACACCTATTGGATTTATTCAACGTGGAACTTGGCGATACGTCGGTGCTCTCACCCTCGCAAAAACCTTCGGTGCTGAGCAACGAGGGACTGCCCTCCGTGGTGGTCGTGATAATCGACACATCCGTATTCTCGCTGCTCGTCAGACTTGTTTTCGAGATGTCGCTCCCGGCAAAGCTGTGCGTTTTCTTCACCCCCCTGTCCAGGTCGTCGAGCGCAACAGGTACTTCTAACGGATTCAGTTTCGTGATTATCTCGCATTTCAAATTCTGAATGTCTTTACTAATACTGCAATCCTGCCTCGAGCTAACCTAAAATGAACAggttaagattaaaattaaggtTAAGGTTAAGGTTAAGTTTACTTTGTTGacgattgttattattattattatcgaaatgaaacgaaaaaacaagatttgtaaagaaatcggtataaaatattgatttacaaGAATACATTTGGAATTTCATCGCTATGATCGAAAAGTAACATTAGTTTAAATCAAGGTTAAGTTTATTTCGTTGACGATtactattattgttattatcgaaatgaaatgaaaaaacaagatttgtaaagaaatcagtataaaatattaatttacaaggaTACATTTGGAATTTTATCGTCACTATGATCGAAAAATAACATTAGTTTAAATCAACGCGATAcaattaagattaagattaagGTTAAGTTTACTTCGAATGAAATgatcgaaatgaaatgaaaaaaacaagatttgtaaagaaatcagtataaaatattaatttacaaggatacattttgaatttcatcGTCACTATGATCGAAAAGTAACGTTAGTTCAAATCAACACGATTAAGATTAAGGTTAAGTTTACTTCGTTGacgattactattattattattatcgaaaagaaaagaaaaaacaagatttgtaaagaaatcagtataaaatattgactTACAAAGATACATTTGGAATTTCATCGTCACTGTGATCGAAAAGTAACGTTAGTTTAAATCAACGCGATACGATTAAGATTAAGGTTAAGGTTAAGTTTACTTCAAATGAAATgatcgaaatgaaatgaaaaaacaagatttgtaaagaaatcagtataaaatattaatttacaaggaTACATTTGGAATTTCATCGTCACTATGATCGAAAAGTAACATTAGTTTAAATCAAGGTTAAGTTTACTTCGTTGACGATtactattattgttattatcgaaaagaaaagaaaaaacaagatttgtaaagaaatcggtataaaatattgactTACAAAGATACATTTGGAATTTCATCGTCactatattcgaaaaataacgtTAGTTCAAATCAACACGATTAAGATTAAGGTTAAGTTTACTTCGTTGacgattactattattattattatcgaaaagaaaagaaaaaacaagatttgtaaagaaatcagtataaaatattgactTACGAAGATACATTTGGAATTTCATCGTCACTGTGATCGAAAAATAAGGTTAGTTTAAACgcgatacaattaaattatcgaacgatgaaatcgatcgaggaaattgaaaaaaacttaCATCGACGTTGGACGTTTGAAGATCGTTGTTCTCGATATCGGTCGCCGTTTCGACCTTCATGGACGATTTGCCAAGCGTCTGTTCGCGTTTACATTTGATGTAATTCTTGGTGTAACGTCTCAGCCTCGCGATTTCGAGCTGTTGATTCCTGATCACGTTGTCCTTCTCGCACAGCAGCTGCCTGATCGATTTCTGCTCCTGCTTGAGCCGGGCCTCGAGCACCAGCAGAGCGCGAAGTATACGCGACAACTGTTGATCCCGAAGACTCCTCTCGGACTCGTGACTCGTGGTGCGATTGTCCAGCTCTTTCACCAGATCACGGCATTTCTTTGTGGCCACCTTCAGGGCCTCTTGGGTACGAACCAGCTCTTGCTTGAGCGTCCGCACCTCGGTTTCCATCTGGAAAACAATTTGACCATTAGACaagcttgtttttttttttttttatttatgtgaaaatctcaatctaaaaatattgtattattattattattattatcatcgattatagaaatatatttgtctacgaataatcaaaattgaatattgaataaaatatttaaataaaatatcgaattattattattaatggttgattattattggttcaagtgtataatttatatatttcgcgtatatgcaataaaaaattcactaGACTCTAAATCTAGTAATATTTAGAGATAAGGTGACGATGAAATGATTTGCGCATGAtcgaacgagaaaagaaacgaacgaacaAAGATGGACCCTTCGCTTTGTTAACGCACAAAAAAATGTCGAAGGCTGACTCCGGGGCAGAAACTTTGGAATTCATCCAGGTGTAGACGAAGGACCGGAAGGACCTGACCTGCAGGAATTGGCAAGCCAAacagacgaaaaaaaaaaagagaaagagagaaagagagaaaggaaggaagaagccAGGCGATATAAAAAGGGGATTCCATTGTTCGAATTCTTTGCCGAAAGagtctattttattcttcaaacGGGACGATTGAATTCGTCGACTAAAAATCATCGTAAATATAGTTGTAATCgctgttaaattaaatttttcctcttcttgttAAATCGAttcttgttaataataaaatcgatcgattcaatATTATCGAGTGGTGTAAAAATCGTATCGACGAGGCTCGAGCGCGCAATTAAATCACGAAATGCTAATCGCGACTAGAACGAGAACGCGTCTTTTCAATTAAAGTGCGCTTCAAGATAACGGAATCGCGGCAAGGAAATTTATGGTGGGAGTTTCCACTTCCGGACATTTCGTTTCAAGGACACTTAGGCAACGATAaacaatattcgaatttattattaatgtcatTGATCATGTTTTAGCGAAAGACGGgaggatttattaaaatttaattcaaatatttaaaaaagaagaaagaatttatataaaaaatatttgtatcgaaTTCTAATACGATTTTCGAAAAgggtttattaaaatttaatttagtaatcgaaatatttgtattcgaaaaaaggagtattttataaaaaataaaaaatatttgtatcgaattctaatacgattttattcgaaaagggAGAaggtttgttaaaatttaatttaatgatcaaaatatttgtatcgagTTCGAACACGATTTTTCAcacgattcgaaatattttataagcaaAATGGGTCTAAGTAAGTGAGCAAATATGGATCGAACGCGTTTCAGTTCTTTATTTAACTATAAAGTTTCGACGGGATACAACACCGATACAACAACAAaggtgaaattattttcacttcaTGAAATATCCCAATACAcgtataaattctaaaaactttGACAGTTAATTTGCACCAACAGCGTTTAGCTCGCTTCACAAATTTCTGAAATCGATTTATCAAACCTTTAAACTTTGTTAATAACATCTATATTAGAAAactatcgttaaaaaataatcccgTAACTACGAgatcaaaaattgattttgcaatgtaaaagaaaaaataataatacgataatattttaaatatttcttttttaaaaaatattgctccAACTATATCGTTCATTTTTACACGCACGTTCTctcaaatattatctttctttcctttcgcgttataaaatttatgacgTTCCAACAACGTTAGCAACAATCCACTCCCCATCGTTGCACGGTCAAAGAGAAGcgttttaagaataaaagaacaCCTATCGCGTGCTAGTTAAAGAAGCGTTTATTCGAAAGTAAATGGCAGTTGAGCGCGGGATAGGGGCCGTCTATAGAAGAAGGCCTCGTCTCTCTAAAACAACAGTGAAACGTAATAACAGAACGAAGGGGGGAAATGGTTTTGTTTCGCGTTCAACTAGAACTGTGTTGCGGCTCTGGTGGTGGGTCTCGAAAACGTTGTGTCAGTGGTGTAATAAAGCTGGCAGCGAGCCAACGCGGTGAATTTATGGAGGCAGAGGCAGATCGCAGGAAGCAGCAAATTTTCGCGGCTCTGTACAAGGTGTAATTATACGGTGGCCGATGTGCCGCGAGAAATGCATTCACGCTTCGCcgttttcttcgtttcatcaCGGAGTGAAAAGTAATATCCACCGTTTGGAATTCCCCAACTGATTCGGCCTATTCGTCTTCTTCTCGAGACAATTTGTATCGATAAATCTATCGATCtattaatcgatcgagattttttttccctcaattcttcttcttcgaatttttgccACTTATTTTGCGAACTTCTAGTGTCATCCGGAAATTCGTATCGAAAAAGTTACTAGCTCGAGactagaattatataaattgcaataattcgaatttttgtgAGAGAAATAAATGTGTATTATCTAGTAGATtgcgaaatatcgaaatatttttattttttactttaaaaaatctttatcgtTAAAGCAGTAGCTGTTTATGTTATatcgtgtaaaaattttatcggttTATGTCTGCActagaaagataaaattctagTGAAATGTAACAggttatatatagataactGTATTTATAacaacgataataaaaatatttccaaagacgtttttatattttttttgctaatttaagaattaaatgatgaatatttatttttaaaaaatacttatcatAAGTCGGTAAAAAAGATGATGTATCTAAAGACATAAAATTATCTTGCTATGCTCGTCCTTGAGAATTATGCAAGTTATGTTTGAACATCTTTTTTCTACAATCAGCAATTTACGAGTAACTTAAGATTGGTTAGTTATCGTATAACTACACTTGGTTGattctgaattttaatttcaattgtgtattctataatacaaattaaaaaaaaataaaatgtaaataaaaattcttatttttaaaaaaaaatattttacaaatacattAGAAATTGGTTTCATCtaacaataagaaaaataaatttgatatatagtaaaattttcgtatttcaattttaatacaacgtaaaatatatacatacgttagtattataaaattataatacgtaTATCATAACGAAAGATGCAAAGGATATTACTTGAATTATGAAAGGAATTAATTGGTCGAGATATCACATTGTTTCAAACTTATTTGCGCGGTTACGTAACTAGTGTAATATAACTAGCAAGTATGTATAGCCTCTCTAAATGTTCAAGATTACGACATAGCAATTTAAGATGGTATGCAAATTCCGGTTCCGGTACACGTGACACCGAACACGTCGATTTTCCCAATCCATACGAATTATTCGTATTCCACGAATACCGATAATCATgaggaataatatttaatgtaatacatATTTAGAAAGCGCAATTTGATGAAACGCCTGTGTCCTGAATGccgatgaaattaataaacggGCAAACGTCGCGGCCTCGTGTACTGTAACTAATCGTAACGCATcgattatgaaagaaaaaaagagagaatattgatttattcatgcaattcaatcgaattcaattacatgaattaaaatttaatgtacgATAAATTGCCAGAGGATAACGAATTCTTAAGAAGCTTGTTATAATATTCGAGTCGAATATTATTAGGTTAAGTTACTAGGAATtttgttaggttaggttactAGGACAAAATGTTTGTTCAGGAAATATAAcgcaacatattttaaatctttctcttctcaAATTCGATATCGCAATCTTCTTTATCGACAAAACTTATAGACGTGCgtgtatcttttaaaaaatttgacacCCACGTTCAATTTGAGTTTCAAAGTAGTTCACGGAGGTGATGGAAAAGTATGCTGCGCGACTTTCTCCGTTCTTGACCAAGTTGTCCGGTTTTTCGGTCCATGGTGGTGTATGTACGATAGGAGGTCAACAAATGAACTGGTTGCCACATAATGAGATATACTTCGCGTCGGTACAGTTATTTCCTTTAATATATCCTGCATTCGTCGAATTCTTTCCGAAAATAAATACAGAGGTCAGCAGAGTTGATATATGTCACTTCAGCTtcctttttgtaaatatatttctttcctcgatTCAATCCACACATGGATTTGGATTTCGAATATCAAAAGAATGcagattggaatatttttttctcaagtgACGTCAACGTTGCattctctttttcaataataacttAAAAGCATACTTTCTCCGGTGTTACGATGTAACGGGCGAATAGAGATCCATAATTATTGCACGAAAGAAGTACACGTAATCACATTTCTCTTGATTTTGTATATTCAAAAGATTCGTAAATATcgcaatttgttaaaaaataattaagagtaATGACAAAAAGtctcaactttatttttaacaaaatatctgatctttaatttaaaaatgatttttcaaaagatttttcagcacgaaagaataaaaatttctcattttgtAAGTCAAGGATGCATACATAGAAGTTCTTACGATCACACGTGTAGAATTGTGTCATTGTTTAAACAACCTTCATTGATTGCATCAGGCTATCTTATTACAAatcatgtaataattattcgtactatttaaagaatatcgacgctttaataaatttcattacattacatatgtACAAgttagattaatataaatgtgatataatcatcgatttttcatattaGCACCTTTCAATCGTTATTGTAATGTTATTCAATATGCAATCGCTATGTTTGGAGTAAACAATGGATGATTTTACAAAGGCTGCAACCAGACCTTCGATGAAAACGTCTTTGAAGAATGACTGATTCATCGTCCGGTAGACGTAGTAGGTCGTGTTGAAATAAGTCCGCGACATACTTTACGTATGCCTTTTTCTATACCGTtgctcatttaaaaaaaattgccatATACCCGTTATAATTTGATTGCGAGCGTAAGAAATTACCAATCAAATGCATCCTTATTACATCATTGTAAGAGCgcgtaattcaattttcttttttttttataggcgTATATTAGGCgccttgtttattttataatatttatttcatcgatcACATAGAacgtaaaaatcaaatatttagttaaaattaaagatcttcaatatttaagaaactatcacatatattaatattcaatttaaaaaactattcgTATATTATTCTCTATATTAAATCCTACACATCTTTACCTTAAATTCTCCTGTTTTGCAATGAAGTACACTTATCCGATTTTACTAAGAATATGTGGGCACGTGACCGGCATGATATATGTCCGAGCTTTTTCACACAATCACACACGAATCAACCAAATTTCACCTGATTTCGACATAACATTCTGTCACTGATCCTCGAGGCATCTGTTGTGCGTCGCCTCCTCGAGGATGCCGGTTACGAGTGCTCCCGAGAACAGCCGTAGCCTGCCGAAGGTCACCGAATCTTTCCGAACGGTAGCGCAAATGAACGAACGTTTTTGCGTACCTGACATATTGCACTTCGAATTCTAAAACtactttgattatttttccaaattacgAGAGAATTGTGGCTTTATTCCTTCACTTTGATAAACTTCACCAAATTGTGCATTCACGATCGATACGCTACAAGAAGATAGGAATAGGATGCGACGGAAACGGAATGTAAGCAAGACGAACTTTGGTTACGAACTGGTCAGTCGGCGAGTGGGCAGTTAGGCCCAAGAGGGAGTGAAGAATGGTAGGGAGAGGGTTGAAGCAGACTCGGATTTCGAAAACTATTTTCTCATCAACTATAACAAAATTGAGAAAGTTGAACAAGatatagatagaaatatatttgttttttttttttttaattaatcaatcataatttatatgcttacttttaatattctaagaataaaaatttattatttaattatcgtaatattttgattttttatttctcgatgaTTCTCATTATACTATTCTAAACacttatgtaattttattttcaaaatattcgaaatatatttgagatttataaattttggaaataaaagaaaaaaaaatgaatcgtgttacaaagataaaaaaaatacattaaaaataatgcgtttcttaatttttttatactagtaataaaaaaatttctttcacttGTCCAATAGATAGTTAATGAAAAGCTGGAGAATCGTGAATACTAGATGCAGCCCTGAGTCAGAGAGTCAGAcggggagaaggaagaaagtaagaaaagcaggtaaagagagagaaagagtccTGTTCCGCGTGCACGCGTACATAAATGTTTGAGCGCACTTTTTCTATGCAACTCGTTTGTGATCGGATGAAAACAGGTAGGACCATCGATAGACCACGCATAATGAGAATGCGCCTGCgacatgtttttctttttccaggtAAATTATAGAGCTAACATGTATCCACCTACGTGTTATTGCGAGCCAAGGAACAGCTGACTCGAATAGTCTTCCCTGTTACAGCGTGATTGAGAGTGTTTCAATACTTTTTCGAATTCTCGAATCGTTgtagcaattttaaaaaaaatctccataaaattctaaatcttggatcaaaaaattttaactttttttttttttttctttctcaatataatacgaaaatataaacgtTTCACTTCCAATACATATCTCTTTCGTTAAccgatacaaaaattatttcagatctccctttataaatttttccaagattaaGAGAAGCTAATCGAGCTAATAGCATTTTAATCATCGGATTTATACGTACGTGTATAAAGTACCGTTCATAGCAGAGTATTTCTTCGTTTCAGGATAGCAGATATCAGTGTCGTTGGAATGTTATCGATACGAATACGGTCGTTCTTGATCTTGTCCCGAACAAGATCGTTCTCCCGTACGCCCGGAACGCCGATTGTCCTAGAAAACGAGATTCTACCGGTCGGCGCCTGGCCCGCCTTGTTGTGCAATTGCCTTCTTAACGACTTCGTCGTCGAGACCTTCTCGCTCCTATAGCTTCGccacttttttttctacgaGTTTTTACTTTTTCCCCCTAAGATATCCTTTACCTAAGTCCACGTCTTAATTGTCGAACGGAAACACAGCGACAACCAATTGCTAACCGTTCTCGTCGCTGTTTGTACCTCGTAATTTATTAACGTgcaattattggaaataactAAGTATCAGTCTCCGGCGACCGTTCACGGTCA containing:
- the LOC724886 gene encoding uncharacterized protein LOC724886 isoform X1 — protein: MESPFYIAWLLPSFLSFSLSLFFFRLFGLPIPAGQVLPVLRLHLDEFQSFCPGVSLRHFFMETEVRTLKQELVRTQEALKVATKKCRDLVKELDNRTTSHESERSLRDQQLSRILRALLVLEARLKQEQKSIRQLLCEKDNVIRNQQLEIARLRRYTKNYIKCKREQTLGKSSMKVETATDIENNDLQTSNVDVSSRQDCSISKDIQNLKCEIITKLNPLEVPVALDDLDRGVKKTHSFAGSDISKTSLTSSENTDVSIITTTTEGSPSLLSTEGFCEGESTDVSPSSTLNKSNRCTPTMVTDSENETTMIYDDDDDDEEEKTMIMENGCKLSKKKLGIGRDRRTQKALKEMDVIESTNIARTESKDDGMDCNFASGDEQEREQEPIYVNSFNETNSRNHAENVIAPKMNEDYSNNNGNSNNTGNNNNSISLKMEMEEHNVEDTSGNWYSDPDEDKMNDDVFRQHSMYRPNSNHNSVLECVNQILLRDMEDEENILSMSRRFKHRGRIVRFQPAKLSDIESVGSEMERKNSEEGIIEKESVDNEFTDVPTNSFEPTATEDEFGMSLTQSVSTSNVTTTITNHVESSLEEESEEAKAIPIVIIEPKIKMEETRHAAFQSSQVSQKIKTSVNASNPPLKLERIEEKTCLQMSTKGLTIAKNLDYEDIESLPEIISPPPKTPPALPPKPQFKNNTLILKKIPSPSFLIDETRKKQQLLESGSSEHSKKIFGFISSPLKSTGINVSSARSLNFDDTTNKGTGNNEEGNFWKNRFNNVRSSFQTRQNHEISGEQMRKIPKVTNIVRHFEEFKIGGDSEDQAKKRTKTKEKHVHSEFDQEFDIRQNFEEFNLDECDLSDDPDRPEGDGSERLGNLGVTISQNEKTAATKDNNNVPLAASNSNSGYDHFLEATGLSNKSILTPSRLLSNHKSMLKPKDVKYKNKIKATAVMEKHGVSTTNTTHVRHWTGPFV